In Fundulus heteroclitus isolate FHET01 chromosome 18, MU-UCD_Fhet_4.1, whole genome shotgun sequence, a single genomic region encodes these proteins:
- the fbxo36a gene encoding F-box only protein 36a: MASLIGEKLFEISGQGPPPTKDFFQLVITRTEVTWTSWTISLRRESKGAPPKQLKTTHCGFLQDKPFQNDVGSVFGQRILEYTLSLCRGDYDYLERLPDDIALRILSFLPLKDTALVAQVSHRFRQLCNSETFWEQTVRNRCADFNSEMEGLANAMGWRRTYFTFFHKSGTKEQ; encoded by the exons ATGGCGTCCTTGATTGGGGAGAAACTGTTTGAAATTAGTGGCCAAGGCCCACCGCCTACTAAAGACTTTTTCCAACTTGTGATTACCAGAACTGAG GTAACATGGACATCATGGACGATTTCTTTGCGGCGCGAGTCTAAAGGAGCTCCTCCGAAACAGCTGAAGACGACTCATTGTGGGTTTCTGCAGGACAAACCGTTTCAGA ATGACGTGGGCTCTGTTTTTGGACAGAGGATCCTGGAATACACGCTGTCACTGTGCCGGGGGGATTACGACTATCTGGAACGCTTACCCGATGACATAGCGCTCAGAATCCTCTCCTTCCTGCCGCTGAAAGATACGGCTCTGGTGGCACAGGTTTCCCACCGATTCAGACAG CTCTGCAACTCTGAAACGTTTTGGGAGCAGACTGTGAGGAACCGCTGCGCTGACTTCAACAGTGAAATGGAGGGCTTAGCCAATGCCATGGGATGGAGGAGGACCTATTTTACCTTCTTCCACAAAAGTGGCACCAAAGAGCAGTAA
- the zbtb38 gene encoding zinc finger and BTB domain-containing protein 38 produces the protein MHPNLMDSTHPNTVLSKLNEQRSLGLFCDVTIVVEDVKFRAHKNILAACSGYFRSTLTTTDPCGSSQVLELMDLKAEVFASILNFIYSSKVTSLSAENRGGLAAAARRLGVPFLEKLMDEEQQDECVNYRGSCATAKPLATKKEASRPEETESTRGPRITNAFSITEVCPGNNPFTPLVQADKERQSPDVAQLPSSFPTVSCISGNNATTHTLSEHSYAVNNSTEGADSSQWDGRQVCKPAMLHSKMLIYRNTGPLKKRHRLRGILGRSLLPAPADQQPDTANAVNQALSDGDTVAPASAMTPPALFSEAEAEKTTEKELSAATDSVNTELGPPPLSPHPEDSILVYSCEHCPEIFSNKALLAVHSEAHRKRFGSYLFCKFCRRKFIHLKRLHNHEKVCPKAGRGPPDLHPGEISTQEVEPHSDDGSNVDSSADLSSPNMPELTEVNLTAHQRGEKTVRQRRYNCSVCKRVYVTLSSLRRHENVHSWQRAYPCHYCNKVFALAEYRTKHEIWHTGERRYQCIFCLETFMTYYVLKNHQKSFHGIDPCLAARKKSANGGLKASVYPIKLYRLLPMKFRKRQYKTYSQTYLESAEKGGSSSLDNSSPFEENSLISHANATSFPLTFMATTTMVSPVMPRICFDKPDQVIDQSLSGEQGKRRSEEKEAGGKDPHFNNCDSIFSGLPTSEPLADNPAALMSSECITNSVPFLNSLSNVKKLGELSASAKRVEEMTKEILQSSTKDLMQNKKTETYIAKPACQGPSLESDAKPLCQITVKIGKEAIIRRKIKGSKLYPRKKRKTRDLIEEQSPSRCTPPRENPESPRLRLRTEATASNQPYDDANECDAADQLWRPYYSYKAKKKRKKFRYKHRKALLHPCPELAVDRTAFKEPHLDRTHFLTAESNSVGSIGLKHSPSRNYSPRPTYNCDICDSSFITETGLKAHVIGSHPYFCQTCGKQGPPGEAPTSGDYICQSCMENGSCFDNTPRSPNQEKKYRCSFCPQRFLYLATKRSHEKKHQAPNDESPKYDTFTSCSTYSAQPREGSKQDATKRENSGNQGHVDIKCENLDEEHFTTKERIKDASNLMTSSTPFQDMSYSSLKSPPSPYTESLPMLTSPKMKHKVAKKRFNLHHSMHHIPKKQGIDRDGDPSVKSLTGPRLNSLTNHDKSSKLFRKTESESHGAHISLHRPEKWVCKEEPFF, from the coding sequence ATGCATCCAAACCTGATGGACAGCACACACCCTAACACTGTGCTGAGCAAGCTCAACGAGCAGCGGTCGCTTGGCCTCTTCTGCGACGTCACCATCGTAGTGGAGGATGTGAAGTTTCGGGCCCACAAAAACATCCTGGCTGCATGCAGCGGCTACTTCAGAAGCACCCTGACAACCACGGACCCGTGCGGCTCCAGCCAAGTCCTAGAGCTTATGGACCTGAAGGCCGAGGTGTTTGCCAGTATCCTGAACTTCATATACTCCTCAAAGGTGACGTCGCTCAGTGCCGAGAACCGAGGAGGGCTTGCGGCAGCTGCCAGGAGACTCGGGGTTCCTTTTTTAGAGAAGCTTATGGACGAAGAGCAGCAGGATGAATGTGTTAACTATAGAGGCTCGTGTGCCACCGCAAAGCCTTTAGCAACAAAGAAGGAAGCTTCCAGGCCTGAGGAGACAGAAAGTACAAGAGGGCCTCGCATTACCAATGCTTTCTCCATCACTGAAGTGTGCCCTGGGAACAACCCTTTCACTCCTTTGGTACAAGCAGACAAGGAGAGGCAGTCGCCAGACGTGGCGCAGCTACCCTCGAGTTTCCCTACAGTGTCCTGCATCAGTGGGAACAACGCGACAACCCACACCCTCTCCGAACACTCCTACGCAGTAAACAATTCCACTGAAGGCGCAGACAGCAGTCAGTGGGACGGCCGGCAGGTGTGTAAGCCGGCGATGTTGCACTCGAAGATGCTCATTTACAGGAATACGGGCCCGCTGAAAAAGCGCCACAGGCTGAGAGGCATTCTGGGCAGAAGTCTGCTCCCAGCACCAGCAGATCAACAACCAGATACCGCGAACGCAGTCAACCAAGCATTATCTGATGGTGATACTGTTGCTCCTGCCTCTGCTATGACGCCGCCTGCGCTGTTCTCAGAAGCGGAGGCAGAGAAGACGACAGAGAAAGAGCTCTCTGCAGCCACGGACAGTGTTAACACAGAGCTAGGTCCGCCCCCGCTTTCCCCCCACCCCGAGGACAGCATTTTAGTGTACAGCTGCGAGCACTGTCCAGAGATCTTCTCAAATAAAGCTCTTCTCGCCGTTCACTCTGAGGCGCACAGAAAGCGCTTCGGTTcttatttgttttgtaaattcTGCCGCAGGAAATTCATACACCTCAAGCGTCTGCACAACCACGAGAAGGTATGTCCGAAGGCCGGAAGGGGTCCGCCTGACCTACATCCCGGGGAAATATCAACCCAAGAGGTGGAGCCCCACTCAGACGATGGATCAAACGTGGACAGCTCTGCAGATCTCTCCAGCCCGAACATGCCAGAGCTCACAGAAGTTAACCTAACAGCGCACCAGCGTGGAGAGAAGACAGTCAGACAGAGGAGATACAACTGCAGTGTGTGCAAACGGGTCTATGTCACCTTGTCCAGCCTGAGGCGGCATGAGAACGTGCACTCCTGGCAGAGAGCCTACCCCTGTCATTACTGCAATAAAGTGTTTGCCTTGGCAGAGTACCGTACCAAGCACGAAATCTGGCACACGGGTGAGCGCCGCTATCAGTGTATTTTCTGCCTGGAGACATTCATGACGTATTACGTCTTGAAGAACCACCAAAAGTCCTTCCATGGTATTGATCCTTGCCTAGCTGCTAGAAAAAAATCGGCCAATGGCGGGCTGAAAGCCAGCGTTTATCCAATCAAGCTCTACAGGCTTCTGCCCATGAAGTTTAGGAAAAGGCAATACAAGACATACAGCCAGACATACTTGGAAAGCGCTGAAAAAGGCGGCTCATCCTCTTTGGACAACAGCTCTCCATTTGAAGAAAACAGCCTCATCAGCCACGCCAACGCCACGTCATTCCCCCTAACTTTTATGGCCACAACAACGATGGTCTCCCCCGTCATGCCTCGCATCTGCTTTGACAAACCTGACCAAGTCATTGACCAAAGTCTCAGCGGTGAACAGGGGAAGCGGAGAAGTGAAGAGAAGGAGGCGGGAGGCAAAGATCCACACTTCAATAACTGTGACAGCATCTTCTCTGGGCTGCCGACTTCGGAGCCTCTGGCAGATAACCCGGCGGCGCTGATGAGCTCAGAGTGCATTACTAATAGTGTGCCGTTCTTAAACTCCTTGAGCAATGTCAAAAAGTTAGGTGAGCTGTCGGCTTCGGCAAAAAGGGTTGAAGAAATGACCAAAGAGATACTTCAGTCAAGCACAAAGGATCTGatgcagaacaaaaaaacagagacttACATTGCCAAACCTGCTTGCCAGGGCCCATCTTTGGAAAGTGATGCCAAGCCACTATGTCAGATAACAGTGAAAATAGGCAAGGAAGCCATCATCCGCCGCAAAATTAAAGGATCTAAGCTCTACccgaggaagaagaggaaaactAGAGACCTAATTGAGGAACAGAGCCCAAGTCGGTGCACTCCACCGAGGGAAAACCCAGAGAGTCCGAGGCTTCGTCTCAGAACAGAGGCCACTGCGTCCAATCAACCGTACGACGACGCCAATGAGTGTGACGCAGCGGATCAGCTTTGGCGTCCCTACTATTCTTACAAGGccaaaaagaagagaaagaagttCAGGTACAAACACAGAAAGGCGTTGCTTCACCCGTGTCCTGAACTTGCTGTAGATAGAACGGCTTTCAAGGAACCCCACTTGGACCGAACGCATTTTCTCACAGCGGAGAGCAACTCAGTAGGCAGCATTGGGTTGAAACATAGCCCTAGCAGGAACTACAGCCCCAGGCCCACCTACAACTGCGACATCTGCGACAGCTCTTTTATCACAGAGACCGGCCTGAAAGCCCATGTGATCGGCTCCCACCCGTACTTCTGTCAGACCTGCGGTAAACAGGGCCCCCCAGGTGAGGCCCCGACTAGTGGGGACTACATCTGCCAAAGCTGCATGGAGAACGGCTCTTGCTTCGACAACACACCCCGAAGCCCCAACCAAGAGAAGAAATATCGCTGCTCATTCTGTCCCCAGCGTTTTCTCTACCTTGCCACCAAGAGAAGCCACGAGAAAAAGCACCAGGCGCCAAATGATGAGAGTCCCAAATATGACACCTTCACATCATGTTCTACATACTCAGCCCAACCGAGGGAAGGCAGCAAACAAGACGCCACCAAAAGAGAGAACAGTGGCAATCAGGGGCACGTTGACATAAAGTGTGAAAATCTGGATGAAGAGCATTTCACAACTAAAGAACGAATCAAGGATGCATCTAACTTAATGACATCTTCAACACCCTTTCAAGATATGTCATATTCAAGCCTCAAAAGTCCACCGTCACCATACACGGAGTCGCTGCCTATGCTGACATCGCCAAAGATGAAACACAAAGTAGCGAAGAAAAGGTTCAACTTGCATCATTCTATGCATCACATTCCAAAGAAGCAAGGCATTGACAGAGACGGCGATCCCAGTGTGAAATCTCTGACAGGACCAAGACTGAACAGCCTCACTAATCATGACAAATCCAGCAAACTGTTTAGAAAGACTGAATCCGAATCTCATGGCGCACACATTTCTTTACACAGGCCGGAAAAATGGGTGTGCAAAGAGGAACCCTTCTTTTAA